One region of Streptomyces subrutilus genomic DNA includes:
- a CDS encoding TetR/AcrR family transcriptional regulator codes for MTSTPTTARRSKITPEREQEFFDAVLEQLREHGYEALTMEGVAARASCGKSTLYRQWKTKPQLVAAALRANRQGTLVTVDTGTLAGDLREAARIAACTSGRDTRLMQALGHAVLSDAELQAALREALVEPELAAFAVMVERAVARGEITADHPAVEFLPAQLMGVLRIRPVLEGRDADAGYLLRFVEAAVLPSLGLTPPGTPGPTGTP; via the coding sequence ATGACGTCGACGCCGACCACCGCGCGCCGCTCCAAAATCACTCCGGAGCGGGAGCAGGAGTTCTTCGACGCCGTCCTGGAGCAGCTGCGCGAGCACGGCTACGAGGCCCTGACCATGGAGGGCGTCGCCGCGCGGGCCAGCTGCGGCAAGTCCACGCTCTACCGGCAGTGGAAGACCAAGCCCCAGCTCGTCGCCGCCGCCCTGCGCGCGAACCGGCAGGGCACGCTCGTCACGGTGGACACCGGGACGCTGGCGGGCGACCTGCGCGAGGCGGCCCGGATCGCGGCCTGCACCTCGGGGCGCGACACCCGGCTGATGCAGGCCCTGGGGCACGCGGTGCTCAGCGACGCGGAGCTGCAGGCCGCGCTGCGCGAGGCGCTGGTGGAGCCGGAGCTGGCCGCCTTCGCCGTGATGGTGGAACGTGCGGTGGCGCGCGGGGAGATCACCGCGGACCACCCGGCCGTGGAGTTCCTGCCCGCGCAGCTGATGGGCGTGCTGCGCATCCGGCCGGTGCTCGAAGGGCGCGACGCCGACGCGGGCTACCTGCTGCGGTTCGTCGAGGCGGCCGTACTCCCCTCCCTGGGCCTCACACCCCCCGGAACCCCCGGACCCACCGGGACCCCCTGA
- a CDS encoding GlsB/YeaQ/YmgE family stress response membrane protein: MGIIGWIILGLLAGGIAKVLLPGRDPGGLIGTTLIGVAGAFIGGWLSAKFLDRPIDTQFFDPATWGSAIAGSLVLLIGYRILFGNSRD; this comes from the coding sequence ATGGGGATCATCGGCTGGATCATCCTGGGACTGCTGGCCGGAGGCATCGCCAAGGTCCTGCTGCCCGGCCGGGACCCGGGCGGCCTGATCGGCACCACTCTGATCGGCGTGGCCGGCGCCTTCATCGGCGGCTGGCTCTCGGCGAAGTTCCTGGACCGCCCGATCGACACCCAGTTCTTCGACCCCGCCACCTGGGGCTCCGCCATCGCGGGCTCGCTGGTCCTGCTGATCGGCTACCGGATCCTGTTCGGCAACTCCCGCGACTGA
- a CDS encoding vWA domain-containing protein: protein MRPALGLDRAKLLAARYKAAEARPYLASALYALTVVPSDGVRTMGVDRHWRCYVSPAFVEATPVVELAGVWIHEVAHLLRDHHGRAERLPAADQRDHVRVNIAQDCEINDDLLADGLALPEGRMEPRLYGLPAGGLFESYLPAIPRTPHGPDCGSGAHGAPAPWELGEEGGPALVGPVEAEALRRQTAQAVRAHQRGRGKTPAGWARWAEELLEPSVDWRSALAGAVREAAAWAAGAVDYTYRRPSRRTPALGGRVVLPSLRRPLPRVAMVIDTSGSMGPDDLAAALAEVTGVLREVGVGGNRVAVLACDADVHAVTRVRGAGEVALAGGGGTDMRVGIGAALALPDRPNVVVVLTDGYTPWPDETPSCRLIAALVGQDPPAPPPWVQTVRVDLAT, encoded by the coding sequence GTGCGCCCGGCCCTGGGCCTGGACCGCGCGAAGCTGCTGGCCGCCCGCTACAAGGCCGCCGAAGCCCGCCCGTACCTCGCCTCCGCGCTGTACGCCCTGACCGTGGTCCCCTCCGACGGGGTGCGCACCATGGGCGTCGACCGGCACTGGCGCTGCTACGTCTCGCCCGCCTTCGTCGAGGCGACCCCGGTCGTCGAGCTGGCCGGGGTGTGGATCCACGAGGTCGCGCACCTGCTGCGCGACCACCACGGCCGGGCCGAGCGCCTGCCCGCCGCCGACCAGCGCGATCACGTCCGGGTCAACATCGCCCAGGACTGCGAGATCAACGACGACCTGCTCGCCGACGGGCTGGCGCTGCCCGAGGGTCGGATGGAGCCCCGGCTGTACGGCCTGCCCGCGGGCGGCCTGTTCGAGAGCTACCTGCCCGCCATCCCCCGCACCCCCCACGGGCCCGACTGCGGTTCCGGCGCGCACGGCGCCCCCGCCCCCTGGGAGCTGGGCGAGGAGGGCGGACCGGCCCTGGTCGGCCCGGTGGAGGCGGAGGCGCTGCGCCGGCAGACAGCCCAGGCCGTACGGGCCCACCAGCGCGGCCGGGGCAAAACCCCCGCCGGCTGGGCCCGGTGGGCCGAGGAGCTGTTGGAGCCCTCCGTCGACTGGCGCAGCGCCCTGGCCGGCGCGGTCCGCGAGGCCGCCGCCTGGGCGGCCGGCGCGGTGGACTACACGTACCGCCGACCCTCGCGCCGCACGCCCGCGCTCGGCGGCCGCGTGGTCCTGCCCAGCCTGCGCAGGCCGCTGCCGCGGGTCGCGATGGTCATCGACACCTCGGGGTCGATGGGCCCGGACGACCTCGCGGCCGCGCTCGCCGAGGTCACCGGCGTCCTGCGGGAGGTGGGCGTCGGCGGCAACCGGGTCGCCGTCCTCGCCTGCGACGCCGACGTCCACGCCGTGACCCGGGTGCGCGGCGCCGGCGAGGTGGCCCTGGCCGGCGGGGGAGGCACCGACATGCGGGTCGGCATCGGCGCGGCCCTGGCCCTGCCGGACCGGCCGAACGTCGTGGTGGTGCTGACCGACGGGTACACGCCGTGGCCGGACGAGACGCCGTCCTGCCGGCTGATCGCCGCGCTCGTCGGGCAGGACCCGCCCGCGCCCCCGCCCTGGGTGCAGACCGTACGCGTCGACCTCGCCACGTGA
- a CDS encoding DJ-1/PfpI family protein, whose translation MAVKILIVTGDAAESLEVLYPYQRLREEGYEVHIAAPSVKKLRFVVHDFEDGFDTYTEKPGYTWPADLAFADVVTEDYEALVVPGGRAPEYLRNDPEVRRILAAFTEADKPIAQICHGPLITAAAGGLAGRRVTAYPALEPDMKAAGADFEDSETVVDGTLVSARAWPDHSRWMREFLTVLRGKAPVV comes from the coding sequence ATGGCAGTGAAGATCCTCATCGTGACCGGTGACGCGGCGGAGTCGCTGGAGGTCCTGTATCCCTACCAGCGCCTGCGCGAGGAGGGGTACGAGGTCCACATCGCGGCGCCCTCGGTGAAGAAGCTGCGCTTCGTGGTGCATGACTTCGAGGACGGTTTCGACACCTACACCGAGAAGCCCGGCTACACCTGGCCGGCCGATCTGGCCTTCGCGGACGTGGTCACCGAGGACTACGAGGCCCTGGTCGTCCCGGGCGGCCGCGCGCCGGAATACCTGCGCAACGACCCCGAGGTGCGGCGGATCCTGGCCGCCTTCACGGAGGCGGACAAGCCGATCGCCCAGATCTGCCACGGCCCGCTGATCACGGCCGCGGCCGGGGGGCTGGCGGGCCGCCGGGTGACCGCGTACCCGGCGCTGGAACCGGACATGAAGGCGGCCGGGGCCGATTTCGAGGACTCCGAGACCGTCGTGGACGGCACCCTGGTCTCGGCACGCGCCTGGCCCGACCACTCGCGCTGGATGCGGGAGTTCCTGACGGTCCTGCGCGGCAAGGCCCCGGTGGTCTGA
- a CDS encoding endonuclease I family protein — protein sequence MRISRLTPWAAGLAAAALFAVPAAASAGQQRTAEPRSAAAATAADDYYAAAQGKTGAALKAALHGIIKNQSKVTYDGVWNALKATDQDPANPNNVILVYSGRSQSKSTNGGGANDWNREHVWAKSHGDFGTATGPGTDLHHLRPEDVTVNSTRGNKDFDRGGSPVGEAPGSLTDADSFEPRDAVKGDVARMLLYMAVRYEGGDGFADLELNDRVGNGSAPAHGRISVLKQWHQADPPDAFERRRNQVIFDVYQHNRNPFIDHPEWVASIW from the coding sequence ATGAGAATCTCGCGCCTGACTCCCTGGGCCGCCGGCCTCGCGGCGGCCGCCCTGTTCGCCGTACCGGCCGCCGCCTCGGCCGGCCAGCAGCGGACGGCGGAGCCCCGGTCGGCCGCGGCCGCGACCGCGGCCGACGACTACTACGCCGCCGCCCAGGGCAAGACCGGCGCGGCCCTGAAGGCCGCCCTGCACGGCATCATCAAGAACCAGTCCAAGGTGACCTACGACGGCGTGTGGAACGCCCTGAAGGCCACCGACCAGGACCCGGCGAACCCGAACAACGTCATCCTCGTCTACTCCGGCCGCTCGCAGTCGAAGTCCACCAACGGCGGCGGAGCCAACGACTGGAACCGCGAGCACGTCTGGGCCAAGAGCCACGGCGACTTCGGGACCGCGACCGGCCCGGGCACCGATCTGCACCACCTGCGCCCCGAGGACGTCACCGTCAACAGCACCCGGGGCAACAAGGACTTCGACCGGGGCGGCAGCCCCGTCGGCGAGGCCCCCGGCAGCCTCACCGACGCCGACTCCTTCGAGCCGCGCGACGCGGTCAAGGGCGACGTGGCGCGGATGCTCCTCTACATGGCCGTCCGCTACGAGGGCGGCGACGGCTTCGCGGACCTGGAGCTGAACGACCGGGTCGGCAACGGCTCCGCCCCCGCGCACGGCCGGATCAGCGTGCTGAAGCAGTGGCACCAGGCGGACCCGCCGGACGCCTTCGAGCGGCGCCGCAACCAGGTCATATTCGATGTCTACCAGCACAACCGGAACCCGTTCATCGACCACCCGGAGTGGGTCGCCTCCATCTGGTGA
- a CDS encoding gala protein produces MTQPTPVRCPAIEHPDLPPADPAALGPLLARLAADRPVETDETFPLGTLRADGRVDLCKQGLGPDGAARLLPAAAASAHAAHLLLGTNAIGDAGARTLAATLAGGHGLHTLYLGCNRIGPDGMSALAGSLADDTTVRALWLKRNPLFADGARGLAALLRRNTALRTLDLVNTGIGADGVRLLLDALLEREQPLERLFLGGNGLGAAAAPLLAALIREAGVRELYVPANHLGDQGAALLADAADGSAHPVRLGLGGNGIGAAGARSLADALGGIEALDLGRTMSERSLEAPGNHPGDEGAYALAAALPGSPLRRLELRHTGLTGRGAKSLLAAVPADSPLEYVGLGPGLPRRVKRSFGERLRPARAAHPDLRAIGSVYR; encoded by the coding sequence ATGACACAACCGACACCCGTACGGTGCCCCGCGATCGAGCACCCCGACCTGCCGCCGGCCGACCCGGCCGCACTCGGCCCGCTGCTCGCCCGGCTCGCCGCCGACCGGCCCGTCGAGACCGACGAGACCTTCCCGCTCGGCACCCTGCGCGCCGACGGCCGCGTCGACCTCTGCAAGCAGGGACTCGGCCCGGACGGCGCCGCCCGGCTGCTGCCCGCCGCGGCCGCCTCCGCACACGCCGCCCACCTGCTGCTCGGCACCAACGCCATCGGCGACGCGGGCGCCCGCACCCTGGCCGCAACCCTCGCCGGCGGCCACGGGCTGCACACCCTCTACCTCGGCTGCAACCGGATCGGCCCCGACGGGATGAGCGCCCTCGCCGGATCCCTCGCCGACGACACCACGGTCCGAGCCCTCTGGCTCAAGCGCAACCCGCTCTTCGCGGACGGCGCCCGCGGCCTCGCCGCCCTGCTGCGCCGCAACACCGCCCTGCGCACCCTCGACCTGGTCAACACCGGGATCGGCGCCGACGGCGTACGCCTCCTGCTCGACGCCCTGCTGGAGCGCGAGCAGCCCCTGGAACGGCTCTTCCTCGGCGGCAACGGCCTCGGCGCCGCCGCCGCCCCGCTGCTCGCCGCCCTGATCCGGGAGGCCGGGGTGCGCGAGCTGTACGTCCCCGCCAACCACCTCGGCGACCAGGGCGCCGCCCTCCTCGCCGACGCCGCGGACGGCTCCGCGCACCCGGTCCGCCTCGGGCTCGGCGGCAACGGCATCGGCGCCGCCGGAGCGCGCTCCCTGGCCGACGCCCTCGGCGGCATCGAAGCCCTCGACCTCGGACGGACCATGTCCGAGCGGAGCCTCGAAGCCCCCGGCAACCACCCCGGCGACGAAGGGGCGTACGCCCTGGCCGCCGCCCTCCCCGGCAGCCCCCTGCGCCGCCTGGAGCTGCGCCACACCGGCCTCACCGGGCGCGGCGCGAAGAGCCTGCTCGCGGCGGTGCCCGCCGACAGCCCGCTGGAGTACGTCGGCCTGGGCCCCGGCCTGCCCCGCCGCGTGAAGCGCTCCTTCGGCGAACGGCTCCGCCCCGCCCGCGCCGCCCACCCGGACCTGCGCGCCATCGGCAGCGTGTACCGGTGA
- a CDS encoding AAA family ATPase yields MSAPPQPSRALAAADALAGRLSATRTEPAANPQLEALALAVTANQPVLLWGEPGIGKSAGMRQLATALGVPLETVIASVHEPSDFAGLPIVGEDPATTGVPMAPPDWAVRLARTGHGLLFFDELSSAPPAVQAALLRVVLERRVGSLELPPSVRIVAAANPPASAADGWHLSPPLANRFVHLDWTHSPRTVARGMAGTWPEVAIPAVDPAKASGAAARARGAVSGFLTARPGLVHHMPADAAGRGRGWPSPRTWEMALRLLATGYAASTGREALAAALTGAVGEAAGIELLSYLEHLDLPDPDRVLADPDAFALPERGDRQLAFLIAVVAAVQSELTRPRWEAGWAVLAKAVDAGVPDVAARAAADLAAMRDLDWPVPAGIDAFVELLQLSGSLPGGG; encoded by the coding sequence ATGAGTGCCCCGCCGCAGCCCTCCCGGGCCCTGGCCGCCGCCGACGCCCTGGCCGGGCGGCTGAGCGCGACCCGCACCGAACCCGCGGCCAACCCCCAGCTCGAGGCCCTGGCGCTGGCCGTGACGGCCAATCAGCCCGTCCTCCTGTGGGGTGAGCCCGGTATCGGCAAGTCCGCCGGCATGCGGCAGCTCGCCACCGCGCTCGGCGTGCCGCTGGAGACCGTCATCGCCAGCGTCCACGAGCCCTCCGACTTCGCCGGGCTGCCCATCGTCGGCGAGGACCCCGCCACCACCGGGGTCCCCATGGCCCCGCCGGACTGGGCCGTCCGCCTCGCCCGCACCGGACACGGCCTGCTGTTCTTCGACGAGCTGTCCTCCGCCCCGCCCGCCGTGCAGGCCGCCCTGCTGCGCGTGGTCCTGGAACGCCGGGTCGGCAGCCTCGAACTCCCGCCGTCGGTACGGATCGTCGCCGCGGCCAATCCGCCCGCCAGCGCCGCCGACGGCTGGCACCTCAGCCCGCCCCTCGCCAACCGCTTCGTCCACCTCGACTGGACGCACAGCCCGCGCACCGTGGCCCGCGGCATGGCCGGCACCTGGCCCGAGGTGGCCATCCCGGCCGTCGACCCCGCCAAGGCCTCCGGCGCGGCCGCCCGGGCCCGCGGCGCCGTCTCCGGCTTCCTCACCGCCCGGCCGGGCCTGGTCCACCACATGCCGGCCGACGCCGCCGGCCGCGGCCGCGGCTGGCCCTCCCCGCGCACCTGGGAGATGGCCCTGCGGCTGCTCGCCACCGGGTACGCGGCCTCCACGGGCCGCGAGGCGCTGGCGGCCGCGCTGACCGGCGCCGTGGGCGAAGCCGCCGGGATCGAACTGCTCTCGTACCTCGAACACCTCGACCTGCCCGACCCGGACCGGGTGCTCGCCGACCCGGACGCCTTCGCCCTGCCCGAGCGCGGCGACCGGCAGCTGGCCTTCCTGATCGCCGTGGTCGCCGCCGTGCAGAGCGAGCTCACCCGCCCCCGCTGGGAGGCCGGCTGGGCGGTCCTGGCCAAGGCCGTGGACGCGGGCGTGCCCGATGTCGCCGCCCGCGCCGCCGCCGACCTCGCCGCCATGCGCGACCTCGACTGGCCGGTCCCCGCCGGCATCGACGCCTTCGTGGAACTGCTGCAGCTGTCCGGCTCCCTGCCGGGCGGCGGCTGA
- a CDS encoding phosphatase PAP2 family protein gives MTSHTTPAGAADRKAARRRLIRELLLVAGLFTVYKAGRTLSTGRTEEAFRNAARIWDAERALRLPGEGSVQRLLLHGDTLVHTANTYYAAVHFPATALFLIWLYLRRPDHYLWARRVLAVLTGAALALHLAFPLAPPRMLGAADLVDTGQVYGPSVYGDAPATDTMANQFAAMPSLHFGWALMLALGMIAATSGRWRALWLAHPALTLLVVVGTANHYWLDAVVATLLLGAALLLVPRRGAAAAPVRGLPGPRRATSAPAPVAAGSDVPVPAGAGR, from the coding sequence ATGACCTCCCACACCACACCCGCCGGGGCGGCCGACCGGAAGGCCGCGCGCCGCCGCCTCATACGCGAGCTGCTGCTCGTCGCGGGGCTGTTCACCGTCTACAAGGCGGGCCGGACGCTCTCGACCGGGCGCACCGAGGAGGCCTTCCGCAACGCCGCGCGCATCTGGGACGCCGAGCGCGCCCTGCGCCTGCCCGGCGAGGGATCGGTACAGCGTCTGCTGCTGCACGGCGACACCCTGGTCCACACCGCCAACACCTACTACGCGGCCGTCCACTTCCCGGCCACCGCGCTCTTCCTGATCTGGCTCTACCTGCGCAGGCCCGACCACTACCTCTGGGCCCGCCGCGTGCTCGCGGTGCTCACCGGAGCCGCGCTCGCCCTGCACCTCGCCTTCCCGCTCGCGCCACCGAGGATGCTCGGAGCCGCCGACCTGGTCGACACCGGACAGGTCTACGGACCCAGCGTCTACGGGGACGCCCCGGCCACCGACACCATGGCCAACCAGTTCGCGGCGATGCCCTCCCTGCACTTCGGCTGGGCGCTGATGCTCGCGCTCGGCATGATCGCCGCCACCTCCGGCCGGTGGCGCGCACTGTGGCTGGCGCACCCCGCGCTGACCCTGTTGGTGGTCGTCGGCACCGCCAACCACTACTGGCTCGACGCGGTCGTGGCGACCCTCCTCCTCGGGGCGGCCCTGCTGCTCGTCCCGCGCCGGGGGGCCGCCGCTGCCCCCGTGCGCGGACTGCCGGGCCCGCGGCGCGCCACGTCGGCCCCGGCGCCGGTGGCCGCGGGCTCCGACGTGCCCGTGCCCGCCGGAGCCGGGCGGTGA
- a CDS encoding glutamate ABC transporter substrate-binding protein has translation MKVPQAGAVAAVIALALTTSGCGGDDKAAGTLSIGIKFDQPGIGMREPDGGFSGFDVDVATYVAKQLGYTPDRIEFKQVYSNDRELLLQYNEVDFVAASYSINDKRKEKVDFAGPYFVAHQDLLVRAADTSITKAEDLNNKRLCSVTGSTSAENIRKGLAPKASVLELPGYSECLVALQDSIVDAMTTDNSILAGYAARKGNEGKFRLTGQNLSVENYGIGVKKGDKELQGKINAALKKMVEDGSWEAAVKKNFGPDYKYEPAPPITTGS, from the coding sequence ATGAAGGTTCCCCAGGCCGGCGCGGTCGCCGCGGTGATCGCCCTCGCCCTGACCACCTCCGGCTGCGGCGGTGACGACAAGGCCGCGGGGACCCTCTCCATCGGCATCAAGTTCGACCAGCCGGGCATCGGCATGCGCGAGCCCGACGGGGGCTTTTCCGGTTTCGACGTGGACGTGGCCACTTACGTGGCCAAGCAGCTGGGCTACACGCCGGACCGGATCGAGTTCAAGCAGGTCTACAGCAACGACCGCGAACTGCTGCTCCAGTACAACGAGGTGGACTTCGTCGCCGCGAGCTACTCGATCAACGACAAGCGCAAGGAGAAGGTCGACTTCGCCGGCCCGTACTTCGTGGCTCACCAGGACCTGCTGGTCCGCGCCGCCGACACCTCGATCACCAAGGCGGAGGACCTCAACAACAAGCGGCTCTGCTCCGTGACCGGCTCCACCTCGGCCGAGAACATCAGGAAGGGGCTCGCCCCCAAGGCGAGCGTGCTGGAGCTCCCCGGGTACTCCGAGTGCCTCGTCGCCCTCCAGGACAGCATCGTCGACGCCATGACCACGGACAACTCCATCCTGGCCGGGTACGCGGCCAGGAAGGGCAACGAGGGCAAGTTCAGGCTGACGGGCCAGAACCTGAGCGTCGAGAACTACGGCATCGGCGTCAAGAAGGGCGACAAGGAGCTCCAGGGCAAGATCAACGCCGCGCTGAAGAAGATGGTCGAGGACGGCTCCTGGGAGGCGGCCGTGAAGAAGAACTTCGGCCCCGACTACAAGTACGAGCCGGCCCCGCCGATCACCACGGGCAGCTGA
- a CDS encoding ankyrin repeat domain-containing protein yields MSPQPAAFPPEDGPAWQRIRRYAVPAWMIEQATAHRLAGDWRAACATAAVDVGFDLPGIASRHGAAVAEAVADDLRHFAPDLLRWHLPRVLGGRTTIAPDLRIVLASYGGADGPTLSVTTPPMIEGPQRLRLHCAQLLPVKSNRYGGGGSCSESWAAARPFWDARCAPELSARLGEPTGPAARIVQLQAAGDTDAAYAAAGIECDLTVPAPERHERPVDPRALFADPPIALSRLVPETRRLVAAGAGDRFRVAFDWRTSLLLEPEGSDRLRARFIGRAEARTVPVLPRYIWQRLPDLELVRTGRITPRELHPLVSAALFPAAGPAVGPPGPDTGRPVRVRCHGVWHEVRSRGGVLDVPHTPEEQRRERAMRAFGGKVAGCFAVQQTWTTGEGRLPRALRAQRRDLFLRVQHGDTPGVAALLDAGVDPRVRDARGRGLLHELHLLDHEVLLPRLLASGLDLEARDRHGRTPLLSAVHGGGSPELVRALLAAGCRIDVVDGTELSLSQEIRRYRRTDLDFLRERVDAEHPGIGTGWFDEYMKHREKDEDDA; encoded by the coding sequence GTGAGCCCGCAGCCCGCCGCCTTCCCGCCCGAGGACGGTCCGGCCTGGCAGCGGATCCGCCGCTACGCCGTCCCCGCCTGGATGATCGAGCAGGCCACCGCGCACCGGCTCGCCGGTGACTGGCGGGCCGCCTGCGCCACCGCCGCCGTGGACGTCGGCTTCGACCTGCCCGGGATCGCGTCGCGCCACGGCGCCGCCGTCGCCGAGGCCGTGGCGGACGACCTGCGCCACTTCGCCCCGGACCTGCTGCGCTGGCACCTGCCCAGGGTGCTGGGCGGCCGCACCACCATCGCGCCCGACCTGCGGATCGTGCTCGCCTCGTACGGCGGCGCCGACGGCCCGACCCTGTCCGTCACCACGCCCCCGATGATCGAGGGCCCGCAGCGGCTGCGGCTGCACTGCGCGCAGCTCCTCCCCGTGAAGTCCAACCGGTACGGGGGAGGCGGCTCGTGCTCCGAGAGCTGGGCCGCCGCCCGCCCGTTCTGGGACGCCCGGTGCGCGCCCGAGCTCAGCGCGCGCCTCGGCGAACCGACCGGCCCCGCCGCCCGGATCGTCCAGCTCCAGGCCGCCGGCGACACGGACGCGGCCTATGCGGCGGCGGGCATCGAGTGCGACCTGACCGTGCCCGCCCCGGAGCGGCACGAGCGCCCGGTCGACCCGCGGGCCCTGTTCGCGGACCCCCCGATCGCGCTCTCCCGGCTGGTGCCGGAGACGAGGCGGCTCGTGGCGGCCGGCGCGGGCGACCGGTTCCGGGTCGCCTTCGACTGGCGCACCTCCCTCCTGCTGGAACCCGAAGGCTCCGACCGGCTGCGGGCCCGCTTCATCGGCCGGGCCGAGGCCCGCACCGTTCCCGTGCTGCCGCGGTACATCTGGCAGCGGCTCCCCGACCTCGAACTGGTGCGGACCGGCCGGATCACCCCGCGCGAGCTCCACCCGCTGGTGTCCGCCGCGCTGTTCCCCGCCGCCGGACCGGCCGTGGGGCCGCCCGGCCCCGACACGGGCCGGCCGGTACGGGTGCGCTGCCACGGCGTATGGCACGAGGTCCGCTCGCGAGGCGGCGTACTCGACGTGCCGCACACCCCCGAGGAGCAGCGACGCGAGCGCGCCATGCGTGCCTTCGGCGGCAAGGTCGCCGGGTGCTTCGCGGTGCAGCAGACCTGGACCACGGGTGAGGGGCGGCTGCCGCGCGCCCTGCGCGCACAGCGGCGGGATCTCTTCCTGCGCGTCCAGCACGGCGACACCCCGGGGGTGGCGGCGCTGCTGGACGCGGGCGTGGACCCCCGGGTCCGGGACGCCCGCGGACGCGGACTGCTGCACGAACTCCACCTGCTCGACCACGAGGTACTGCTGCCCCGGCTGCTCGCGTCCGGACTCGACCTGGAGGCACGGGACAGGCACGGGCGCACCCCGCTGCTGTCCGCCGTGCACGGGGGCGGTTCGCCGGAACTGGTCAGGGCCCTGCTGGCGGCCGGCTGCCGGATCGACGTCGTCGACGGGACGGAGCTGTCGCTGTCCCAGGAGATCCGCCGCTACCGGCGCACCGACCTCGACTTCCTGCGGGAGCGCGTCGACGCGGAGCACCCCGGCATCGGCACCGGCTGGTTCGACGAGTACATGAAGCACCGCGAGAAGGACGAGGACGACGCATGA
- a CDS encoding TerD family protein, with translation MTGVRKGLAKVEVALRWDPSPAGTPAHDLDIVAAVYGAEDLHGVPVHLVHFGSRSADGTITLNRDSHTGQGFGFDEVMTLELDRMAPDLRRVVIGVVIQDTAADGRTTTFADVAGTGLRIREGYTDLAQGDFGSVPSATAATIAEFTRDASGAWSLDARLRGFESDPEEFTRTMGALR, from the coding sequence GTGACCGGTGTACGCAAGGGCCTGGCCAAGGTCGAGGTCGCGCTGCGGTGGGACCCCAGCCCCGCCGGGACGCCCGCGCACGACCTCGACATAGTGGCGGCGGTCTACGGCGCCGAGGACCTCCACGGGGTCCCCGTCCACCTGGTCCACTTCGGCAGCCGCTCGGCCGACGGCACCATCACCCTGAACCGGGACAGCCACACGGGCCAGGGCTTCGGCTTCGACGAGGTGATGACCCTCGAACTCGACCGGATGGCACCGGACCTGCGCCGCGTGGTGATCGGGGTGGTCATCCAGGACACCGCGGCCGACGGGCGCACCACGACGTTCGCCGATGTCGCCGGGACGGGGCTGCGCATCCGCGAGGGCTACACCGACCTCGCCCAGGGCGACTTCGGCTCGGTGCCGTCCGCCACCGCGGCGACGATCGCCGAGTTCACCCGGGACGCCTCGGGGGCCTGGTCCCTCGACGCCCGCCTGCGGGGCTTCGAGTCCGACCCGGAGGAGTTCACCCGCACCATGGGCGCCCTCCGCTGA